The Lathyrus oleraceus cultivar Zhongwan6 chromosome 5, CAAS_Psat_ZW6_1.0, whole genome shotgun sequence genome includes the window CCACTTACACCCCCCCCCTTTCCAGTCCATGCGTGGCCTCTGTTACACAGGGTAACCGGATACCCAAAAACCAGTAACTCGTTTCACCTCTCAAATTTTGCCCAAAAATGTGTTTTTAAGCAGTGTAACCGGTTACTCCCATTCTGGTAACCAATTACACTGTTGCAGAAGCACTTTTCTACAACTTTTTCAAAACGAAAATCACCCATAATTCACCCCAAAACCCTATTTTTCTTACAAATCACTTACATCATATTTTAACACGAAAAATCCATTTTCCAGAGTCCAAAACCCCAACTTATTTACACCGAAAACATTCATAACTCAGTTCTGACTCTGACCTGAAACAACATCAATCACGCATCATTGACAACAACCAATCCAATCAAATTTATGATTCTAACAACAATaattcatcattcacacaattcaacaATTAAAAAATATCACCATGGTCATGAACATAGAGAAGAAAAACACAAAACCTACATGGAATAATCTACCCACCGTCGTCAAGTTAAACCTTAGATAATCAGAACCCGGCCCTTACCTTTGAGTTCCTAGCAATAGATTCTTTGATCTTCAACAACGGTGAATCTCCccttgagccctagcctcttcttcttcctttctcagtttcttctcttttctcccaaatGTTACATTCATTGAGTTTCTATCACACAATCCCcttttctatttttattataattcttattatttttattaaCTTATTATATTAACACTAAtttcttaataataataataataataataataataacaataataataataataataatccattcaaataactaattaaattaaataataacCAAAATAGATAATTAGTTTTACTCATCACACCTCCCTTTCTAAACTTTTACTCATACACTCCCCAATACCTTAATTTCTATAATTCTAAGGCAATTATCCCACACCAAGGGTAACACAACACAACAAAACACCAATCAACACAATATAACCACAACTATTACATAATtaaattaagaaaaataatttaaataaaataggggtgttacaactctcccccacttagaacattttcgtcctcgaaaattacTTGATGCGAACAACTCTGGATACGCCCCTCACATCCTACTTTCCAACTTCCAAGTCATATTTCCTCCGGCAACACCTCCCACACTACCTTCATGAGAGCAATCTCTTTTCCTTTCAACAGTTTCAGTTCTCGATCATCAATCTTTATAGGCAGACCCTCCACTGTAAGGTTATCCTTCACCTCCACATCATCCATCAGAATCACATGTGAAGGATCCGGAAAATACTTCTGAAGTTGTGAAACATGGAACACATCATGTAGATTTGAAAAATTCGGTGGCAATGCCACTCTATAAGCAACATGTCCAACTCGCTCAGATATCTAATACGGACTAATAAACTGAGGAGTAAGCTTCCTCGACTTCAAAACACGTCCTACACCGGTCACCGAAGTGACTCTCAAGAATAaatggtctccctcttgaaactcgagatcctttctcctcttatcatggtagGTTTTCTGCCTACTCTACGAAGCTCTCATCTTCTCTCGAATCAGCTTCACCTTCTTAATAGTATGTTGGACAATCTTAGGTCCAAGCACTACACTCTCACCAGACTCATGCCAACACAAAGGTGTCTTGTACCTTCGACCATACAAGGCTTCAaaaggtgtcattccaatactagaATGAAATTTTTTATTATACGTGAACTCAATCAACGAGAAATGACTATCCTAAGCACCTCCTTGCTCGAGAACACAAGATCTCAACAAGTCCTCTAATGACTGAATGGTCCTCTATGTCTGACCATCGATCTGCGGATGATAAGttgaactcaacctcaacttcGAATCCAAAACTTCCTTCAAACTCTCCCAAAATCTGGAAGTGAACCTCAATTTTCTATCTGACACAATACTCAACGAAACTCCATGCAAATTCATAAtcacacatacacatacacacacacacacacacacacacacacacacacacacacaaaaaaaaaaacaaacaaacacacgcacacacacaaagacacacacacatacacacacaaacacacacaaacacacacacacacacacacacacacacacacacacacacacacacacacacacatatatatatatatatatatatatatatatatatatatatatatatatatatatatatatatatatatatatatatatatatatatatgccaAATTCTGCATAGAAAAGCTGACGTTAATCAGAATAAAATGGGCCGACTTTGTCATTCTATCAACAATTACCCAAATGGCATCATGCCCTCTCGAAGTATTTTGCAACCCCGTCATAAAATCCATAGAAATGATATCCCATTTCCATTATGGAATATCCAACGGTTGCATTAATCCTACATGTTTCTGATGTTCaacctttgacttctgacaagtcaaacaagcataaacaaaCTGAGCCACATCTCGCTTTATTCCAGACCACAAAAAGATCTTCTTCAGATCCTAATACATcttagtagctcctggatgaatactcaagctaCTTCTATGACTTTCTACTAAATTCATCTTCGTCAACTCATCTTTGTCAAGAATACAAATTTTGTCTCTGAACCTCAACACACCTTGTTCATCCACTTTGAAATCATTACTTTCAGTCTGATTACTTCCAACCATCAAATCCACCAACTTCACATCCAACTTCTGACCCTCTTTAATGTTATTAAGAAAATCATTGTCGATCTTTAACATATCCAACATCACACTCTACGGTGTCAGCTCACAGACCAAACTCATGTATCTGAATTGTTCAATCATTTCCAATTCTCTAACCATCATAGCAGACATATGCAAAGAATTCTGACCTAAAGCATCCGCCACGACATTTGCCTTACCGGGATGAcaattcaacccaaagtcataatcctttaAGAATTCCAACCATTCGCGTTGTTCATATCTAATTTcttctgatcaaacaaatatttcaaactcttatgatcACTAAACACTTCAAATATGGAACCATAGATACAACACCTCTAAATTTTCAACAAGAGCACCACTACAACCAACTCCAAATCATGAGTATGATAGTTTCTCTCATGAATCCTTAACTGTCGTGAAGCATAAGGCACAACCTTGCCATCTTGCACTAACACACCCCCTAAAACCATCAATGATGTATCGTAATACACCACCAACGGTTCATTTGATTTCAGGTAAAATCAAAACCGGAGTTgtagtcaaccttttcttcaACTCTATGAAACTATTCTCAGAATAAATGTCACATACAAATGGTTTACCTTTGCAGTTTAACTGAGTTAACGGGAGTGTCTACTTGGAAAAGCCTTCAATAAATTTGCGGTAATAACCAGCCAAgcccaaaaagcttctaatctctGTCACCGACTCCGGAGCCTCCCATTGTAGAACTGCGTCTATTTTGGATGGATCCCTAGCAATACCACCACCTGAAATAACATGACCAAGAAAGCTAACCTTTTTCACCCATATTTCACACTTCGACAACTTAACATaaagcttcttctccttcatcaCTTGAAACACAACTCgcaaatgctcaacatgttcttcttctGATTAAGAATATATCagaatgtcatcaataaataccacaaaAAAATGATCCAAGTAATTATGAAAGATATGATTCATGTACTCTATAAATACTCCAAGGTCATTAGAAACACCGAACTATATCACATAATACTCATAGTGTCCATATTGAGTTCTAAACGCCGTCTTCTGTACATCTTCATCCTTCACATGATCTGGTGGTAACCTGACCCCAAATACATTTTTCTAAACACACGTGAACCCAAGACTTGATCCATCAAGTCATCTATTCTCGGaagtggatacttattcttaatcgtcactttattcaacTGCCGGTAAACCACACACAACCTCATGTTACTTCCTTACTTCTATACCAACAACATCGGAGCTTCCAAAGGCGACATATTTGGTCTCACAAATCTCTTCCTCTAGAAGATCTTCTAATTGTTTCTTCAACTCTGCTAACTCTGATGCAGACATCTTGTATGGTTCCATAGAAACAAGTTTGGTACCAAATACATGTTCAATAGAAAACTCCACCTCTCTCTCTGGCGGTACATTTGAAATGTCATCTGGAAACACTTCTGGAAAATCCCGTACTACCTGCAATTCATCAACCAATGCCTGACTCTTAATAGATAATGTCACGAACAGTGCAAACACCCGAGCTTCCTCTTCCAAAAGCTCCTCCAACTTTCTAGTAAACAAGAAAccaacttcttcctcctcaccAGGAGTAAGAAACCGCACCATCTTGTTATAGAAATTGATATAAACATGATTAAACTCCAACCAGTTAATCCCTAAGGTAACTTCAATATTATCCAGTGGCAAGCAAATAAGGTAAATGCTAAAATCTTTATCAAAGATTAATAGAGGACGATTCAAAAAAATTGAAGTAGTAGTCACCGAAGCTTTAGCAAGAGTTTTGATAACCATTTCTCCACTCATAAAAGACACAAAAAGGCCTAGCCTTTTGACACAGCCAGTAACAAAAAAATATTGAGTAACACCAGTATCGATAATAACAATTAAAGGAATATTATTGATATAACATATACCTCTGATCAACCTGTCATCACTGGAAGCTTTCTTAGGATTCAGGCAATGGGTGTTGATATGTCCTGGTTCACGAAAGTTGCAGCAAGTCACCACATTTTCTTTGCAATCAGCAACCAGATGTCGTGGCTTCCCTCACTTGTAGCACTTCTTCACATCATTCTTGCATTCATTGACACGATGACCTAACTCACCGCACCTATAACACTTAAGATGAGTAGGAACACCTCCCCCACTTGGCCTTTTACCATCAGTATCTCTTTGTCTATCTTTATCAGCTGGAGTATTATATGGCTTCCCATTATTCAAATTTTGTTTTCCTATTCTCTCGCTCAGCCCCTTGTAGTAAGCCGACTGATCCTTACTATCATCCTCATAAATTCTACAATTATTCACCAATTGTGGAAACCTCCTGATCTGTTGGTATCTAGTCGCCTGCTTAATCTCAGGATGCAAACCATTCTCGAATTGATAACTTCGAGAACTCAACAGTAATCTCACTGTAATGAGGATGACACTTAGCAAGTTCCACACATCTTGAAGCATACACAGTAACTGACAAGTTACCCTGCTTCAGCTCCAGAAACTCaacctctttcttcccacgaaCATCCTCAGGAAAGTACTGTCTCAGAAATTCCTTACTAAACACAGCCCAAGTTACGACTTCAGTTGCAACATTCAACACCTGACAAGTGTTGATCCACCAGTCATCAGGTTCCTTAGCTAACATATGCATATCgaactgcaccttctgtgctttAGAGAAATCCATCACTCTGAAAATCCTCTCAAACTCCCTGAGCCAAGTCTGCGCTCCATCAGGATCGTACCTACCCTTGAAAGTAGGCATATTGTTCCTCTAGAACTCCCCTAAATGTCAGAACTCGTCATTCCTACCAACATTAGGCTGATTCTGCACAGCCTGAACAACAGCTTACAAAGCAGTAGCAATAGTAGTGTCATTTCTTCCAGCCATTTTCTATTTcacatcaacaacaataatgGTTAAAGAGACAACAACGACATTATTCAATTATCACACTACACCTACTCAATAGCTTGGTCGGCCAGACCTACCTACTCTGATATGACCATGTAACACCCTAAATTTTCCCCGCAAAAAATTAAAACATTTATCAGAGTAAACAAATCAACATGCAATTTAGGATGCTACACTACAACATACAATCAACATGCTCAATCGAAAAGACATGTAACACTTGACCGTTATAAAAAATAATAGTAATAACTACATGTATGAATATTAACTTTTATTAAATAGCAGCAGAATAACAATATTAAACAGTTAACTAAACACATCCAACATCAACATAACATGTCATAATAATAAACATTAAAATATAATGAAAGACACAATGTTCCAAATTCCCCAATGTTACACATCAGAGCAGACGTCGatacaaaaataaaatggaagaCTTCATCTTCCACTCACATCTAAGCTCCTACTACGGATTATCTGCACGTTACTTACGTGGAGGCAATATTCAAACATAAGGGGTGTGATATCCTAATTATATAAAGGAAAGCATGATAATAAGTAAGCATCATATTATCACACGCACATCACCCATTCCACAACACAATTCTACATAAATCCACATAGCATCTATTCACAACATAATAGCAACATAATAATCATTcaacataataacaacataaTATATCATCAACACAATAACAAATGCAAAAAATGTacaatgcaatgagactcaacaacTCGACTCAATGCATGTGGTTCACCACTTCGATCCTCAACTTCTAGGATCAAAGCCACAAATTCGTTACCATCACCTCCGATAACGTCACATTGATTCTATCGCCTCTGAAATTAGCTACCGACCTAATCCACATAATGGGATTTGAGGCTTGCCAACGACTGACCATTTATCCAATAACATGAATGCTTGCAACATACAATAcatgcaacaacaacatcatgcaCAATGACCCACCTCCATAGTCAATATGCACCACCAATACTGGCCA containing:
- the LOC127081680 gene encoding uncharacterized protein LOC127081680, with the protein product MPTFKGRYDPDGAQTWLREFERIFRVMDFSKAQKVQFDMHMLAKEPDDWWINTCQVLNVATEVVTWAVFSKEFLRQYFPEDVRGKKEVEFLELKQGNLSVTVYASRCVELAKCHPHYSEITVEFSKLSIRECKDQSAYYKGLSERIGKQNLNNGKPYNTPADKDRQRDTDGKRPSGGGVPTHLKCYRCGHINTHCLNPKKASSDDRLIRGICYINNIPLIVIIDTGVTQYFFVTGCVKRLGLFVSFMSGEMVIKTLAKASVTTTSIFLNRPLLIFDKDFSIYLICLPLDNIEVTLGINWLEFNHVYINFYNKMVRFLTPGEEEEVGFLFTRKLEELLEEEARVFALFVTLSIKSQALVDELQVVRDFPEVFPDDISNVPPEREVEFSIEHVFGTKLVSMEPYKMSASELAELKKQLEDLLEEEICETKYVAFGSSDVVEEEHVEHLRVVFQVMKEKKLYVKLSKCEIWVKKVSFLGHVISGGGIARDPSKIDAVLQWEAPESVTEIRSFLGLAEEIRYEQREWLEFLKDYDFGLNCHPGKANVVADALGQNSLHMSAMMIDNDFLNNIKEGQKLDVKLVDLMVGSNQTESNDFKVDEQGVLRFRDKICILDKDELTKMNLVESHRSSLSIHPGATKIVALPPNFSNLHDVFHVSQLQKYFPDPSHVILMDDVEVKDNLTVEGLPIKIDDRELKLLKGKEIALMKVVWEVLPEEI